The DNA sequence AGTCACCTGTTACAGGACCAGTATAATCCTCTGGAGTAACTACCTCAACTGCCATGATTGGCTCCAAGATTTGTGGTTTAGCTAATTTAGCCGCCTCACGGAATCCCATACGTGCTGCCAATTCAAAAGACAAAGAGTCAGAATCGACATCGTGGAATGAACCATGGAACAAACGAACAGTCATAGCCTCAACAGGGAAACCTGCCAATGGACCATTAACCATAGAAGATTCGAAACCTTTTTGTACCGCTGGGATGAATTCACGAGGAATAGCACCACCCACGATTTGGTTAACGAACTCAAGACCGTCTTTTCCATCTTCGCGTGGCTTCAATTCGAATACGATATCCGCAAATTTACCACGACCACCAGACTGCTTTTTGTAAACCTCACGGTGCTCAACACCTGTAGTGATATGCTCACGGTAAGCTACCTGAGGAGCACCTTCATTAACCTCTACTTTGAACTCGCGTTTCAAACGATCAAGGATAATTTCCAAGTGCAACTCACCCATACCACGCAATACAGTTTGACCAGTTTCCTCGTCAGTATTTACACGCAATGTAGGATCTTCTTCAATCAATTTACCCAAAGCCATACCCAACTTATCAACGTCAGCTTTTGACTTAGGCTCAATAGCAATACCGATTACAGGCTCAGGGAAAGTCATTTCCTCCAATACGATTGGATTCTTTTCATCAACCAAAGAGTCACCTGTTTTGATATCTTTGAAACCAACACCTGCACAGATGTCACCAGCTTCTACTACATCAATCGGATTTTGCTTATTTGAGTGCATTTGCATCAAACGAGAGATACGCTCTTTTTTACCAGTACGCGTATTCAATACATAAGAACCAGCATTCAATTTCCCTGAATAAACACGGAAGAAACACAAACGACCTACAAATGGGTCAGTTGCGATCTTAAATGCCAATGCAGCAAATGGATCTTCGATAGTCGCATTACGCGTAACCTCTTCATCAGTATCAGGATTGATACCTTGAATTGCAGGCAAGTCTAATGGAGAAGGCAAGAATGAACATACAGCATCCAACACTGCCTGTACACCTTTATTTTTAAATGCTGAACCACACATTACAGGCTGCATTGACATGTCAATTACAGCTGCACGAATAGCCACCATCATTTCTTCTTCAGTAATTGAATCAGCGTCCTCGAAGAATTTCTCCAACAACTCCTCATCATACTCAGCTACTGCTTCAACCAATTTCTGTCTCCACTCAGCAACCTCTTCAAGCATATCTTCAGGAACTTCTTGCTCAACATAAGTCATACCCATGTCGTCTTCGTTCCAGATAATTGCTTTGTTTTTGATCAAATCAACAACACCAGTAAAAGTATCTTCAGCACCGATTGGCAATTGCAACGGCACTGGATTACCTCCCAATTTGTCGATAATTTCTTGAACAGTTCCCAAGAAGTTAGCACCAGCACGGTCCATTTTGTTAACAAAACAGATACGTGGAACATGGTACTTATCTGCTTGACGCCATACTGTCTCAGACTGAGGCTCTACACCAGAAGATGCACAGAACAATGCTACAGCACCATCCAATACACGCAACGAACGCTCTACTTCTACAGTAAAGTCAACGTGACCTGGAGTATCGATAATGTTCACAGTATAAGGTTTAGTCAAACCTTTTACGTGAGTACCTTTATCCGTTGGGTAATGCCAGTTAGTTTGGGTAGCAGCAGAAGTAATCGTGATACCACGCTCTTGCTCTTGCTCCATCCAGTCCATGGTAGCAGCACCATCGTGAACTTCACCAATTTTGTGAGACAATCCAGTGTAGTAAAGGATACGCTCAGTAGTTGTGGTTTTACCAGCATCGACGTGAGCCATGATACCGATATTACGCAGGAAAGTTAAATCCTTAGCCATTTGTATTAGAATCTAAAGTGAGAGAATGCTTTATTAGCCTCCGCCATGCGGTGTGTATCATCTTTCTTCTTCACAGCTGCACCTTCGCCTTTGGAAGCAGCAATGATCTCCCCAGCCAAACGTTCTTTCATGGTTTTTTCACCACGTGAACGCGAATAACGAATCATCCATTTGATTCCCAAGTAAGTCTTACGGCTAGGTCGAACTTCCATCGGCACTTGGAATGTAGCACCACCTACACGACGAGATTTCACCTCGACAGCTGGCATTACATTATTCAAAGCCTTTTTCCAAACCTCAAGACCGTTCTCACCCACGCGCTCTTCTACTAGATCGATCGCGTCGTAAAAAATATTATAGGCAATACTCTTCTTCCCATCTTGCATAAGATAGTTTACAAACTTAGTTACCAAAGTATCTTGAAACTTTGGATCAGGAAGAATATACCGCTTTTTTGGTTTAGCCTTTCTCATTGCTTTTTATACAATAATGTACTTAAATTTTTTAAAATTATTTTTTGTCCTTAGGACGTTTCGCACCGTATTTAGAACGAGCTTGTAGACGACCACCAACACCTGCAGTATCCAATGCACCACGAACTACGTGATAACGAACCCCAGGAAGATCCTTTACACGACCACCACGAATCAACACGATTGAGTGCTCTTGCAAGTTGTGACCTTCACCACCGATGTAGGCATTCACCTCTTTACCATTTGTCAAACGCACACGAGCTACTTTACGCATCGCTGAGTTTGGTTTTTTAGGAGTAGTCGTGTAAACACGCGTACATACTCCTCGACGTTGTGGACAAGAATCCAAAGCAGGTGATTTAGACTTATCAACCAAGCTTTTTCTGCCCTTGCGTACTAATTGCTGAATAGTAGGCATTTAATAAAAACGTTTAAAGTATTAATAATACAGTTCTGAAATAGGACTGCAAAGGTATTGATAATCACTGACTAATCAAACCATTACCGACTTATTTCTAAAAAGTTAGTGAAAAATAATTATTAATATTACCTCGAACTAACCTGATACTGAACTGCTGAAAATTCTAATTTTGAGTGCTTTGAACTGATTATCAGCTTAAGCTTCCCCTACTGGTCCCCCAAAATTATAGGGGTTATTATCACCTGAAGGGTTATTTTGACCAATCGGCCCACACATTGCCTCATACTTAGCAATATTATCTTGCAAAGCCTGCAATAACCGTACCGCATGCTCTGGAGTTAACACCACCCTTGATTTCACTTTAGCTTTAGGCACGCCTGGCATAATGCGAATAAAGTCCAGTACAAACTCACTGTTAGAGTGAGCTATCATGGCTAAGTTAGCGTAAACGCCCTCGGCCATTTCTTCTGGCAATTCGATATCAATTTTACCACCTTGCTGAGGCTTCTGATCTTGCTCTGGATTCTGCATAAGTTTAGATATGATGTAAGAATGTGTATATAAAAAGAATAGACTACAGCCTCAAC is a window from the Persicobacter psychrovividus genome containing:
- the fusA gene encoding elongation factor G, whose amino-acid sequence is MAKDLTFLRNIGIMAHVDAGKTTTTERILYYTGLSHKIGEVHDGAATMDWMEQEQERGITITSAATQTNWHYPTDKGTHVKGLTKPYTVNIIDTPGHVDFTVEVERSLRVLDGAVALFCASSGVEPQSETVWRQADKYHVPRICFVNKMDRAGANFLGTVQEIIDKLGGNPVPLQLPIGAEDTFTGVVDLIKNKAIIWNEDDMGMTYVEQEVPEDMLEEVAEWRQKLVEAVAEYDEELLEKFFEDADSITEEEMMVAIRAAVIDMSMQPVMCGSAFKNKGVQAVLDAVCSFLPSPLDLPAIQGINPDTDEEVTRNATIEDPFAALAFKIATDPFVGRLCFFRVYSGKLNAGSYVLNTRTGKKERISRLMQMHSNKQNPIDVVEAGDICAGVGFKDIKTGDSLVDEKNPIVLEEMTFPEPVIGIAIEPKSKADVDKLGMALGKLIEEDPTLRVNTDEETGQTVLRGMGELHLEIILDRLKREFKVEVNEGAPQVAYREHITTGVEHREVYKKQSGGRGKFADIVFELKPREDGKDGLEFVNQIVGGAIPREFIPAVQKGFESSMVNGPLAGFPVEAMTVRLFHGSFHDVDSDSLSFELAARMGFREAAKLAKPQILEPIMAVEVVTPEDYTGPVTGDLNRRRGIMKGMDSKGTASVIKADVPLSELFGYVTDLRTITSGRGSASLTFSHYDPVPNNLAKDIIAEAKGE
- a CDS encoding DUF3467 domain-containing protein produces the protein MQNPEQDQKPQQGGKIDIELPEEMAEGVYANLAMIAHSNSEFVLDFIRIMPGVPKAKVKSRVVLTPEHAVRLLQALQDNIAKYEAMCGPIGQNNPSGDNNPYNFGGPVGEA
- the rpsG gene encoding 30S ribosomal protein S7: MRKAKPKKRYILPDPKFQDTLVTKFVNYLMQDGKKSIAYNIFYDAIDLVEERVGENGLEVWKKALNNVMPAVEVKSRRVGGATFQVPMEVRPSRKTYLGIKWMIRYSRSRGEKTMKERLAGEIIAASKGEGAAVKKKDDTHRMAEANKAFSHFRF
- the rpsL gene encoding 30S ribosomal protein S12, whose product is MPTIQQLVRKGRKSLVDKSKSPALDSCPQRRGVCTRVYTTTPKKPNSAMRKVARVRLTNGKEVNAYIGGEGHNLQEHSIVLIRGGRVKDLPGVRYHVVRGALDTAGVGGRLQARSKYGAKRPKDKK